The Candidatus Woesearchaeota archaeon genome has a window encoding:
- a CDS encoding phosphopantothenate/pantothenate synthetase yields the protein MNDVPKSHPRYLSLKTRDKIVKGIDKGVTSIHGLLAHGRGEAFDYLIGEKTNDFAKKAIDAASAMLLTAKHPVISVNGNAAALAGKGIVRLSKVIPAAIEVNIFHTSRKRERAIKKELIRQGAKKVLIPSKKHHIKHIEHNRKFVNKDGIYSADVVFVPLEDGDRCEALINNGKKVIAVDLNPMSRTAKTASITIVDNIARVMKAINERAVLLKRKDKTYLKKIIISYGNKTILKQARDKIRKNLQKH from the coding sequence ATGAATGATGTTCCTAAATCACACCCGAGATATCTGTCCTTGAAAACACGGGACAAGATAGTTAAAGGAATAGACAAGGGGGTGACTTCTATCCACGGCCTTTTGGCGCATGGCAGGGGAGAGGCTTTTGATTACCTTATAGGCGAGAAGACCAATGATTTTGCGAAAAAAGCCATTGATGCTGCTTCAGCTATGCTTTTGACAGCCAAGCATCCTGTTATATCTGTAAACGGAAATGCTGCAGCTTTGGCAGGGAAGGGGATTGTGAGATTAAGCAAGGTGATTCCTGCTGCCATTGAAGTAAATATATTTCATACCTCAAGGAAGAGGGAACGTGCGATAAAAAAAGAATTGATAAGGCAGGGCGCGAAAAAAGTCCTGATACCTTCTAAGAAACACCATATCAAGCATATTGAGCATAATCGGAAATTTGTGAATAAGGATGGCATTTATTCCGCTGATGTTGTCTTTGTTCCATTGGAAGACGGAGACAGGTGTGAAGCTTTAATCAATAATGGGAAAAAAGTGATTGCAGTTGACTTAAATCCGATGTCCAGGACAGCAAAAACAGCCAGCATTACAATAGTTGATAATATAGCAAGAGTGATGAAAGCTATTAATGAACGGGCTGTGTTATTAAAAAGAAAGGACAAAACTTATCTTAAAAAAATAATCATCAGCTATGGCAATAAAACGATCCTGAAGCAAGCCAGGGACAAAATAAGGAAAAACTTACAAAAACATTGA
- a CDS encoding GHMP kinase, whose protein sequence is MKKAKAFAPANISCFFRLYDSDKPEMTGSLGAGFTLDKGAVATVRLSNRTSVFVNGKKQRQKTILDVVKKLTDKNVIVDIMADVPFGAGFGMSGASALATALALNRLLGLKKTRKELGMAAHIAEVENSTGRGDVGGQFNGGIMAKFEKEPLRVERLRIRQDVIYYRVFGRINTKKVIDSREKVKRIDKAGDTALEKIKKAKDFNELIEISKEFSINSGLLRDKEVINTIDSIEAEGGKASMIMLGKSVFSNMPFRGCKKARISGRGAGLL, encoded by the coding sequence ATGAAAAAAGCTAAGGCGTTTGCTCCTGCGAATATCTCCTGTTTTTTCAGATTATATGATTCTGATAAGCCTGAGATGACAGGCAGCTTGGGGGCAGGATTTACCTTGGATAAAGGGGCTGTGGCTACGGTAAGGCTAAGCAATAGGACTTCTGTTTTTGTTAACGGCAAAAAACAAAGACAAAAAACTATTCTCGATGTTGTAAAAAAATTAACTGATAAAAATGTCATTGTTGATATCATGGCTGACGTTCCTTTTGGAGCCGGGTTTGGCATGAGCGGCGCTAGCGCATTGGCTACAGCACTCGCATTAAACAGGCTGCTCGGACTGAAAAAAACCAGGAAAGAGCTAGGAATGGCAGCGCATATAGCTGAGGTCGAAAATTCCACAGGGAGAGGAGATGTCGGAGGGCAGTTTAACGGCGGCATAATGGCAAAGTTTGAGAAAGAGCCGCTTAGGGTAGAAAGACTCAGAATCAGGCAGGATGTGATTTATTATCGTGTATTTGGGAGGATCAATACAAAAAAAGTGATAGACAGCAGAGAGAAGGTTAAAAGGATTGATAAGGCAGGGGATACTGCACTTGAAAAAATTAAAAAAGCCAAAGATTTTAATGAATTGATAGAGATATCAAAAGAGTTTTCAATAAATAGTGGGCTTTTGAGAGATAAAGAAGTTATAAATACCATAGACTCAATCGAGGCTGAAGGAGGAAAGGCAAGCATGATAATGCTTGGAAAATCTGTTTTCAGCAATATGCCTTTCAGGGGCTGTAAAAAGGCCAGGATATCAGGCAGGGGGGCGGGATTATTATGA
- the coaBC gene encoding bifunctional phosphopantothenoylcysteine decarboxylase/phosphopantothenate--cysteine ligase CoaBC: MNPTILICVTSGIAAFKTLNLIALLRKEGYNVIVIMTEHAKKMISPKEFEKASGNKVISELFPKGFDYRKVLKERKVKHISLADRASVVCVVPATANVIAKLANGIADDILTTTVLASKAALLICPSMNLNMWNNKITQENMKKLRDKGSYFAGPEKGMLACGYKGKGRLADIKIIQHEIIKLAEKSNELKGKRILVTAGGTEEEIDKARVITNKSSGKMGIRIAEECAMRSAKVTLIRARTDAEPNVKLKEIRARNANDMLNAVRKNIRNNDVMIHAAAVSDFFVRGKKKGKMKSMKKINLELSPGIKIFEKVRDMNSSIFLVGFKAEYGSRHLKKEAISAMKKANADMMIANDISRDVFGSDENEVIIIDKKENLSTIKRTDKKIIAEQIADEIKRRLDEKS; this comes from the coding sequence ATGAACCCGACAATACTAATCTGCGTAACTTCGGGAATTGCGGCATTCAAGACACTTAATCTAATTGCCCTCCTCAGAAAAGAGGGCTATAATGTAATTGTAATTATGACAGAGCATGCAAAGAAAATGATCTCCCCGAAGGAATTTGAGAAAGCATCAGGAAATAAAGTTATAAGCGAGTTATTCCCTAAGGGGTTTGATTACAGGAAAGTACTGAAAGAAAGGAAAGTCAAGCATATCAGCTTAGCAGACAGGGCAAGCGTTGTCTGCGTCGTGCCTGCAACTGCAAATGTAATTGCCAAGCTGGCCAATGGGATTGCTGATGACATTTTAACAACAACTGTACTTGCGTCGAAAGCTGCACTGCTTATTTGCCCATCTATGAATTTGAACATGTGGAATAATAAAATTACACAGGAGAATATGAAAAAATTGAGGGATAAGGGCAGCTATTTTGCCGGGCCTGAGAAAGGCATGCTTGCCTGCGGCTATAAGGGAAAGGGAAGATTAGCTGATATTAAAATAATACAGCATGAAATAATCAAGCTAGCTGAAAAAAGTAATGAGCTGAAAGGAAAGAGAATACTTGTTACTGCAGGAGGCACTGAGGAGGAGATCGACAAGGCCAGGGTTATTACCAATAAAAGCTCGGGGAAAATGGGAATAAGAATTGCAGAGGAATGCGCCATGAGGAGCGCCAAGGTTACCCTGATAAGGGCCAGAACAGATGCTGAGCCTAATGTTAAGCTGAAGGAGATAAGGGCAAGGAATGCGAATGATATGTTAAATGCCGTAAGGAAGAACATAAGGAATAATGATGTAATGATTCACGCTGCTGCTGTTAGTGATTTTTTTGTCAGGGGAAAGAAGAAAGGAAAGATGAAGTCTATGAAGAAAATAAACTTGGAATTGTCTCCGGGCATAAAGATTTTCGAGAAAGTGAGAGACATGAACAGCAGTATTTTTCTAGTGGGATTTAAAGCTGAGTACGGCTCCAGGCACTTAAAGAAAGAGGCCATATCCGCGATGAAGAAAGCCAATGCGGATATGATGATTGCCAACGATATAAGCAGGGATGTATTCGGCTCTGATGAGAATGAGGTCATTATCATAGATAAAAAGGAAAATTTATCAACAATAAAGAGGACTGACAAGAAGATAATCGCTGAACAGATTGCTGATGAGATAAAGAGGAGATTGGATGAAAAAAGCTAA
- the panB gene encoding 3-methyl-2-oxobutanoate hydroxymethyltransferase has translation MKKSVKDIKAMKGREKIAVLTCYDYSFAKAMDGNVDIILVGDSLANVVLGYDRTRYATMQDMIRHLSAVRKGAPETFIVCDMPYGSYENEAEAVINAKKLMKAGADAVKPEGRADIIRALADNRINVVGHIGYLPQTQKVKLHKEEGLIDEAKKAEKAGAFSIILEMVDKKLAEDISNSIKIPTIGIGSGKYCDGQVLVLYDLIGLYPDFEPKFARKYMNLKEDARKAAAQYSEDIKKGSFPE, from the coding sequence ATGAAAAAGTCTGTAAAAGATATCAAAGCTATGAAGGGAAGGGAAAAGATAGCTGTGCTTACCTGTTATGATTACAGCTTTGCGAAAGCAATGGATGGAAATGTTGATATTATTTTAGTGGGCGATTCCCTGGCAAATGTTGTCCTTGGCTATGACAGGACAAGATATGCCACTATGCAGGATATGATAAGGCACCTTTCTGCGGTAAGAAAGGGGGCGCCGGAAACTTTTATTGTGTGTGATATGCCTTATGGAAGCTATGAAAATGAGGCAGAAGCTGTTATTAATGCCAAAAAACTCATGAAAGCAGGGGCTGATGCTGTCAAGCCGGAAGGAAGAGCAGATATTATTAGAGCGCTGGCTGATAACAGGATTAATGTGGTCGGGCATATTGGGTATTTGCCCCAAACCCAGAAAGTGAAGCTGCATAAGGAAGAGGGATTGATTGATGAGGCGAAGAAAGCTGAGAAAGCAGGGGCTTTTTCCATAATCCTTGAGATGGTTGATAAGAAATTAGCAGAGGATATAAGCAATTCAATCAAAATCCCCACTATCGGAATCGGCTCTGGAAAGTACTGCGACGGACAGGTATTGGTATTGTATGACTTAATAGGATTATATCCTGATTTTGAGCCAAAATTTGCCAGGAAATATATGAATCTAAAGGAAGATGCAAGGAAAGCTGCTGCCCAATATTCAGAAGACATAAAGAAAGGGAGTTTTCCAGAATGA
- a CDS encoding DUF362 domain-containing protein, with protein MMFSESEQEFLQKIKPGLTKFLSPNEKIAVKLHMGEKGNKTYPDPDFVKKIVDILKENNCIPFLFDSPVMYPGARDSSEKYFKIAAENGFSHDKIGCPVIISNDFEHVKTSHLNAGVCKPLIEADSILVLSHVKGHMCSGIGGAIKNIGMGAVSKKTKADIHNLANPMVTADCTFCQSCVKACPVNAITAEAGKIRVHYDGCWGCGQCVNICPSHALKPKVASFDTLIAEGAFAVLSKVKKCYFINVLTKISRLCDCQLNNGPIVLSDIGYLASDDIIEIEEKSIDLINKKAGKNLFLEIHKKDPYVHVKEMERLILA; from the coding sequence ATGATGTTTTCAGAATCTGAACAGGAATTTTTGCAAAAAATAAAACCCGGATTAACCAAATTCCTGTCCCCAAATGAAAAAATAGCAGTAAAACTCCACATGGGCGAAAAGGGCAATAAAACTTATCCTGACCCTGATTTTGTTAAAAAAATTGTTGATATTCTAAAGGAAAATAATTGCATCCCTTTTCTGTTTGACTCTCCTGTTATGTATCCAGGTGCAAGAGACAGCTCGGAAAAATATTTCAAGATAGCAGCCGAAAACGGCTTTTCACATGATAAAATTGGCTGTCCAGTCATAATTTCAAATGATTTTGAGCATGTTAAAACTTCCCATCTGAATGCAGGAGTGTGCAAGCCTTTAATCGAAGCAGATTCTATATTGGTTTTGTCCCACGTCAAAGGCCATATGTGCTCAGGCATTGGCGGGGCAATAAAAAATATAGGTATGGGGGCGGTCTCCAAAAAAACCAAGGCAGATATCCATAATCTCGCTAATCCAATGGTGACAGCAGACTGCACTTTCTGCCAAAGCTGCGTCAAAGCCTGCCCTGTAAACGCTATCACAGCCGAAGCAGGAAAAATCAGGGTGCATTATGACGGATGCTGGGGATGCGGCCAGTGCGTGAATATCTGCCCCTCACATGCCCTTAAGCCAAAAGTAGCAAGCTTCGATACATTAATTGCAGAAGGCGCTTTTGCAGTTCTTTCAAAAGTGAAAAAATGCTATTTCATCAATGTTTTAACTAAAATCTCAAGGCTGTGCGACTGTCAGCTCAACAACGGCCCCATTGTTCTGTCTGATATAGGCTATCTTGCGTCAGATGACATTATTGAAATAGAGGAAAAGTCAATAGATTTAATCAACAAAAAAGCAGGAAAAAATCTTTTTCTGGAAATACATAAGAAAGATCCCTATGTGCATGTTAAGGAGATGGAGAGGCTGATTCTGGCCTGA
- a CDS encoding YchF/TatD family DNA exonuclease: protein MVPYIDIHAHLDFPQLFPSLDEIIKNANNADVRIILTNGIDKKTNRASLEIAKKYSTVKPCLGFYPPDAIKKETGSRQFDWRGFEQELTFIRKNKSKIAAIGEIGMDYKEGKDKPLQKKVFTALIRLAKQLDKPIIVHSRRAEEDVINILEKEASKKVILHCFCGKKKLIEKAFRLKFYFSIPTNVIKAENIQNIVKTVPLNQLFAETDSPFLSPFREKQNQPSFVTESYKKIAEIKQLTLEEVKNNIFMNWQSLF from the coding sequence ATGGTCCCATACATAGACATCCACGCCCACTTGGATTTCCCGCAGCTTTTTCCAAGCCTGGATGAAATAATAAAAAACGCAAATAATGCAGATGTAAGAATAATCCTCACTAATGGAATAGACAAAAAAACTAATAGGGCTTCTTTAGAAATAGCTAAAAAATACAGCACAGTTAAGCCTTGCCTCGGCTTTTACCCTCCGGATGCCATAAAAAAAGAAACAGGCAGCCGGCAGTTTGATTGGCGCGGCTTTGAGCAGGAATTAACCTTTATCAGAAAAAACAAAAGCAAAATAGCTGCTATAGGGGAAATCGGCATGGATTACAAAGAAGGAAAAGATAAGCCATTACAAAAAAAGGTTTTCACAGCCTTAATCCGGTTGGCAAAACAGCTCGACAAACCAATTATAGTACATTCAAGAAGAGCAGAGGAAGATGTAATTAACATTTTGGAAAAAGAAGCTTCAAAAAAAGTAATTTTACACTGTTTCTGCGGAAAAAAGAAACTAATTGAAAAAGCTTTCAGGTTAAAATTTTATTTTTCAATCCCGACAAATGTTATTAAGGCTGAAAACATACAGAATATCGTAAAAACCGTACCTTTAAACCAATTATTCGCTGAAACAGACTCTCCTTTTTTAAGCCCATTCAGGGAAAAGCAAAACCAGCCTTCCTTCGTAACAGAATCCTACAAAAAAATAGCAGAAATAAAGCAGCTTACCTTAGAAGAAGTAAAAAATAATATCTTTATGAACTGGCAGAGTTTATTCTAG
- a CDS encoding RNA-splicing ligase RtcB: MKDKLKRLNEYEWLLPTSARKEMKVSGKLIANEAIHGAIEGGAIQQLSNVCCLPGVIGPVCALPDAHFGYGLPMGAVAAFDAEKGIISSGLCGFDINCGVNSIRTNLKYSEVKEKLKELVPALFDSVPCGVGSKGKLRLGDNQLNDVLVNGCEWAVENGYGVKEDLPRIEENGKMPDADPSKVSDMAKKRGKPQLGTLGAGNHFLEIQKVTDIYDDKAKEWGIIDKDQVMIMLHCGSRGFGHQVASDYLKIQEQAVKKYNIWIPDKQLACAPAGSKEAQDYFSAMKCAVNYSFTNRLVMTQWIRETFEKVFKKDWESMDMHTVYGICHNVVKKEEHTVEGQKKELFVHRKGATRSFPGQPVLLAGSMGTASYILKGTETAMKKTFGSSAHGAGRAMSRKKAIRSFKGESIQEELLQKGIHSKAAGKDAFAEEAPLAYKDVEEVINSVHSSGISLKVCRLNPVGVIKG; encoded by the coding sequence ATGAAAGACAAATTGAAGAGATTAAATGAGTATGAGTGGCTCTTGCCAACTTCAGCAAGAAAAGAGATGAAAGTCTCAGGCAAACTGATTGCCAACGAAGCAATTCATGGGGCAATTGAAGGCGGCGCAATACAGCAGCTTAGCAATGTCTGCTGCCTGCCCGGCGTGATTGGGCCTGTATGTGCTCTTCCGGATGCTCACTTCGGTTATGGGCTTCCGATGGGTGCTGTAGCAGCTTTCGATGCTGAAAAAGGGATAATCTCTTCCGGCTTGTGTGGTTTCGATATTAACTGCGGAGTCAACTCGATAAGAACCAACTTAAAATACTCAGAAGTCAAAGAAAAGCTAAAAGAATTAGTCCCGGCTTTATTCGATTCTGTGCCCTGCGGTGTAGGCTCTAAAGGCAAGTTAAGGCTGGGCGACAATCAATTAAACGATGTCCTTGTCAATGGCTGTGAATGGGCTGTTGAAAATGGATACGGAGTTAAAGAAGACCTTCCCAGGATTGAAGAGAATGGAAAGATGCCCGATGCAGACCCCTCAAAAGTTTCTGACATGGCAAAAAAGCGCGGAAAGCCGCAACTCGGCACTCTTGGAGCAGGCAACCATTTTCTCGAGATTCAAAAAGTCACTGACATCTATGATGATAAGGCAAAAGAATGGGGCATTATAGATAAAGACCAGGTAATGATAATGCTTCATTGCGGTTCTCGTGGCTTCGGCCATCAGGTAGCATCAGATTATTTAAAAATACAGGAGCAGGCTGTAAAAAAATACAATATTTGGATTCCTGATAAACAATTGGCCTGCGCCCCTGCCGGAAGCAAGGAAGCTCAGGATTATTTTTCAGCAATGAAATGCGCTGTAAACTATTCTTTTACAAACAGGTTAGTCATGACACAATGGATTCGTGAAACATTCGAAAAAGTTTTCAAAAAAGACTGGGAATCAATGGATATGCACACTGTTTACGGTATCTGCCATAATGTAGTAAAAAAAGAGGAACATACAGTCGAAGGGCAGAAAAAGGAATTATTTGTCCACCGTAAAGGCGCCACCCGTTCATTTCCGGGCCAGCCTGTTTTATTAGCTGGCAGCATGGGCACAGCCTCTTATATCCTCAAAGGAACAGAAACAGCCATGAAAAAGACATTCGGCTCTTCAGCCCATGGTGCAGGCCGGGCTATGTCAAGGAAGAAGGCCATTCGCTCTTTTAAAGGGGAATCAATCCAGGAAGAGCTGCTCCAGAAAGGCATCCACTCCAAGGCAGCAGGAAAAGATGCTTTTGCAGAGGAAGCCCCTCTAGCCTATAAAGACGTTGAGGAAGTCATTAATTCTGTGCACAGTTCAGGCATTTCTCTTAAGGTTTGCCGCTTAAATCCTGTTGGCGTGATAAAGGGATAG
- a CDS encoding threonylcarbamoyl-AMP synthase — MDILTKDEFHVNFEDIKMQIEEGCVFIHPTDTIYGIGCDATHKDAIRKIRDIKDRHESPFSVIAPGKEWILENCHINNGAKEWINKLPGPYTLIFKLRNKGCIAANVNFDLDSLGVRIPEHWFSGAVSKLGKPIVTTSANKSGEDFMTSLDNLNPEVENNTDFILYEEEKHGRPSTIVDLTKEEPKIIRR, encoded by the coding sequence ATGGATATCCTGACAAAAGATGAATTCCATGTCAATTTTGAAGATATCAAGATGCAGATAGAGGAGGGTTGCGTATTTATCCACCCTACTGATACAATCTACGGGATAGGCTGCGATGCCACACACAAGGACGCTATCAGGAAGATAAGGGACATCAAAGACAGGCATGAGAGCCCTTTTTCTGTTATTGCGCCCGGAAAGGAGTGGATTCTTGAGAATTGCCATATAAATAACGGCGCCAAGGAATGGATTAATAAGCTGCCGGGGCCCTATACACTGATATTCAAATTAAGGAACAAGGGATGTATTGCAGCTAATGTGAATTTTGACCTGGACAGCTTGGGAGTGAGAATTCCCGAGCACTGGTTCAGCGGGGCTGTTAGCAAGTTAGGAAAGCCTATTGTTACAACATCGGCAAACAAGTCGGGAGAGGATTTCATGACCTCGCTAGACAACCTGAATCCAGAAGTAGAGAACAACACTGATTTTATCTTGTATGAGGAAGAGAAGCACGGAAGGCCTTCCACTATTGTTGACCTAACCAAGGAAGAGCCGAAGATAATAAGGAGATAA
- a CDS encoding acylphosphatase, with amino-acid sequence MQRAEIIVTGRVQGVFFRHSVRQKASLLNLTGWVRNENPDKVHIIAEGSEEAIKELISFAKQGPPAAEVHDIDVSYSRYKAEFNSFSVKY; translated from the coding sequence ATGCAAAGGGCGGAAATAATAGTAACAGGCAGGGTTCAGGGAGTTTTCTTCAGGCATTCTGTCAGGCAGAAAGCATCCCTGCTCAACCTTACAGGATGGGTAAGAAACGAGAATCCCGACAAAGTGCATATCATCGCAGAAGGAAGCGAAGAGGCAATAAAGGAATTGATAAGTTTTGCAAAACAGGGACCCCCTGCTGCAGAGGTTCATGATATAGATGTAAGCTACAGCAGATATAAGGCGGAATTCAATAGCTTCTCTGTAAAATATTAG
- a CDS encoding AAA family ATPase has protein sequence MGVFDNMLHDDQTLFKNVNALDFDFIPKIIPYREEQQRRIATAIQPLFSDRNGKNSIIYGLPGVGKTVACRHVLKELEEKSDDIVPVYINCWKKNTSYKIIIEICELIGYKFTHNKKTDELFKEVVRLLNKKKIVFVFDEIDKAEDHDFLYMMIEEIYRKCIILITNFKSFLEDMDERVRSRLVPEFIEFKPYDKKETRGILKQRIEYAFYPNVWETGAFEKVTEKSFSLKDVRAGIQLLKDCGDIAESKSSKNIKKAHAEEAAKKMDGIEIIKSTDLKNDERDLLNIIKNNPKNKIGNLFNAYSEGRSKTSYKTFQRKIKSLDEKGFVKLTKNKGGGGNTTIVEYKERTKKLNEF, from the coding sequence ATGGGGGTTTTTGACAATATGCTGCATGACGACCAGACGCTTTTTAAGAATGTCAATGCTCTAGATTTTGACTTTATCCCGAAGATAATACCATACAGGGAAGAGCAGCAGAGAAGGATTGCCACTGCGATACAGCCCCTTTTTTCTGACAGGAACGGGAAGAACTCCATCATATACGGCCTTCCTGGAGTGGGGAAGACTGTCGCATGCAGGCATGTGCTGAAAGAGCTTGAAGAGAAGAGCGATGACATTGTTCCGGTATACATAAACTGCTGGAAGAAGAACACGAGCTATAAGATTATAATAGAAATCTGCGAACTGATAGGCTATAAGTTTACGCACAATAAAAAGACAGACGAGCTTTTCAAGGAGGTTGTAAGGCTTCTTAACAAGAAGAAAATTGTCTTTGTATTTGATGAAATAGACAAGGCTGAGGACCATGACTTCCTGTACATGATGATTGAGGAAATATACAGGAAATGCATAATACTGATCACCAATTTCAAATCTTTCCTTGAGGACATGGACGAAAGGGTTAGATCAAGGCTGGTGCCGGAGTTCATAGAATTCAAGCCGTATGACAAGAAAGAAACAAGGGGTATACTGAAGCAGAGGATAGAATATGCCTTTTATCCTAATGTGTGGGAGACAGGTGCTTTTGAGAAGGTTACTGAGAAATCCTTTTCCCTGAAAGACGTAAGAGCAGGTATCCAATTGTTAAAGGACTGCGGGGATATTGCTGAAAGCAAGTCAAGCAAAAATATAAAGAAGGCGCATGCTGAGGAAGCTGCAAAAAAGATGGACGGGATTGAAATTATCAAATCAACAGATTTAAAGAATGATGAGAGGGATCTCTTGAATATAATAAAAAACAACCCTAAAAACAAGATAGGAAACCTTTTTAATGCTTACAGCGAGGGAAGAAGCAAGACATCATACAAGACATTCCAGAGAAAAATAAAATCACTTGATGAAAAAGGCTTTGTAAAGCTGACCAAAAACAAGGGAGGGGGCGGAAATACAACCATAGTTGAGTATAAGGAAAGAACAAAGAAATTAAATGAATTCTAA
- the serS gene encoding serine--tRNA ligase → MLDMKFIRENPHVIKKDLEKRGNIEKQAWVDEIISKDEKYRKLLQKAQKLRAQRNAVSRDINRAKKEGKDIKKILAEARAIPDRIKRTEQKGEKLKKDILEKRMRLPNILHESVPKGKDESGNVVLREEGKKRKADFEMMPHGEWLEKKKQGDFKRAAKTSGAGFYFLKDKAALLDFALQKFAIDKLAGKGYTLVEPPFMIRREPYEGVTDLADFENVMYKIDNDDLYLIATSEHAIGAMHMNETFEEDMLPVKYAGISACFRREIGSHGIDTRGLFRVHQFNKIEQFVFCRPEDSWKFHEELLANAEELFKELELPYRVVNICTGDIGMLAAKKYDIEVWMPREGKYREAVSCSNDTSYQAVRLNIKYKTADGKDYVHTLNSTAIATSRALRAIIENNVQKDGTVLVPKVLLPYMNGVRKI, encoded by the coding sequence ATGCTTGACATGAAGTTTATCCGTGAAAATCCCCATGTGATAAAGAAAGACCTTGAGAAGAGAGGGAACATTGAAAAGCAAGCCTGGGTAGATGAAATCATTTCCAAGGATGAAAAATACAGGAAGCTTTTGCAGAAAGCCCAGAAGTTAAGGGCTCAGAGAAATGCTGTTTCAAGGGACATCAACAGGGCCAAAAAGGAAGGAAAAGACATAAAGAAGATTCTTGCAGAAGCCAGGGCTATTCCTGACAGGATAAAGAGGACTGAGCAGAAAGGTGAGAAGCTGAAGAAAGATATCCTTGAAAAAAGGATGCGCCTGCCTAACATACTACATGAATCTGTTCCCAAGGGCAAAGATGAATCTGGAAATGTTGTCTTAAGAGAGGAGGGAAAGAAGCGGAAAGCTGATTTTGAGATGATGCCGCATGGGGAATGGCTGGAGAAGAAAAAACAGGGAGACTTCAAAAGGGCGGCAAAGACAAGCGGCGCGGGGTTTTATTTCCTTAAAGACAAGGCTGCTTTGCTTGATTTTGCTCTGCAGAAATTTGCAATTGATAAATTAGCAGGGAAAGGATACACTTTGGTTGAGCCGCCGTTCATGATTCGCAGAGAGCCGTACGAGGGGGTGACAGACCTGGCTGATTTTGAGAATGTGATGTATAAAATTGATAATGATGACTTATATTTGATTGCTACATCGGAACATGCGATTGGCGCAATGCACATGAATGAGACTTTTGAGGAGGACATGCTGCCTGTTAAGTATGCGGGGATTTCTGCTTGCTTTAGGCGGGAGATCGGTTCGCATGGGATTGATACCCGCGGCTTGTTTCGCGTGCACCAGTTCAATAAAATAGAGCAGTTTGTGTTTTGCAGACCAGAAGACTCCTGGAAATTTCATGAGGAGCTGCTTGCAAATGCTGAGGAGTTATTTAAGGAACTTGAACTGCCATACAGGGTTGTAAATATATGTACGGGGGATATTGGAATGCTTGCAGCTAAAAAATATGATATTGAGGTTTGGATGCCAAGAGAAGGCAAGTATAGGGAGGCAGTTTCATGCTCTAACGATACTTCCTATCAGGCGGTTAGGCTGAATATTAAATATAAGACTGCGGATGGCAAGGACTATGTCCATACTCTAAATTCGACTGCTATTGCAACATCACGCGCTTTGCGGGCTATTATAGAGAATAACGTGCAGAAAGACGGAACTGTTTTAGTTCCTAAGGTACTCTTGCCTTATATGAATGGCGTGAGAAAGATATAA
- a CDS encoding winged helix-turn-helix transcriptional regulator produces MRELDGQEKTIVRELIRNPRSSDNKIAKKTGIPVMSVNRKRKQLEGEGYLKYFTSLDTGEHGTGKFEAKQLYIIKFKIGITREQFISEVEEDKRLLAFSSYYISLSYLGEKDGHLTYMLILDAETESKLMDEFNARLVPYIKERFGEDCIREVITMRITNTLRRHHNYIPMLNMRNGVIKKDWPDEYIFVDKEYEDVKKNRRKESTA; encoded by the coding sequence ATGAGAGAATTGGACGGCCAGGAGAAGACTATTGTCAGGGAGCTGATAAGGAACCCAAGGAGCAGCGACAATAAGATAGCGAAGAAAACAGGGATTCCTGTGATGAGCGTAAACAGGAAAAGAAAGCAGCTGGAAGGGGAAGGCTATCTTAAATATTTTACATCGCTTGATACGGGGGAGCACGGCACAGGCAAATTTGAGGCAAAGCAGCTGTATATAATAAAGTTTAAGATAGGCATAACGAGGGAGCAGTTTATCAGTGAAGTTGAGGAGGACAAAAGGCTGCTGGCTTTCAGCTCTTACTACATAAGCCTATCTTATCTTGGGGAGAAAGACGGACATTTAACGTATATGCTTATCCTTGATGCGGAGACAGAAAGCAAGCTTATGGATGAGTTCAATGCAAGGCTTGTGCCTTATATCAAGGAAAGGTTCGGCGAGGACTGCATAAGAGAAGTGATTACGATGAGAATAACAAACACATTAAGAAGGCACCATAACTACATTCCTATGCTGAATATGCGAAATGGGGTGATTAAGAAGGACTGGCCTGATGAGTACATATTTGTTGACAAGGAATATGAAGATGTGAAAAAGAACAGAAGAAAAGAGAGCACAGCTTAG